A stretch of Sinimarinibacterium sp. NLF-5-8 DNA encodes these proteins:
- a CDS encoding MgtC/SapB family protein, whose protein sequence is MHVDILMRLALSLVAGSMIGLERSYHARAAGFRTHVLVCTSTALLMLLTAYEGQWLRDIGEDVRIQMDPTRMAQGIMTGIGFLGAGTIMKEGLSVRGLTTAASIWATAALGVLFGIGFYFPAVLGTLVTLLALSVFRWLESRLPTQFYARCVLRFARGTVLEQSELVDLMQRHGFAVFSLSYASEREGGVFEYSMAIRSSRLDAVEQLVKTLREQTIVSSFTITPMSG, encoded by the coding sequence ATGCATGTCGATATCTTGATGCGGCTGGCGCTGTCGCTGGTGGCGGGCAGCATGATCGGCCTTGAGCGCAGCTACCACGCGCGCGCGGCAGGCTTTCGCACCCATGTTCTGGTGTGCACCTCCACCGCCTTGCTGATGCTGCTCACCGCCTACGAAGGGCAGTGGTTGCGTGATATTGGCGAAGATGTGCGCATCCAGATGGACCCCACCCGCATGGCGCAAGGGATCATGACCGGCATCGGCTTTTTGGGCGCCGGCACGATCATGAAAGAAGGGCTTTCCGTGCGCGGCCTGACCACCGCCGCTTCGATCTGGGCGACCGCCGCTTTGGGCGTTTTGTTCGGCATCGGGTTTTACTTTCCTGCCGTACTCGGCACCCTCGTCACATTGCTTGCCTTATCGGTTTTTCGCTGGCTGGAAAGTCGCTTGCCGACGCAGTTCTACGCGCGCTGCGTGCTGCGCTTTGCGCGTGGCACGGTACTGGAGCAGTCTGAGCTGGTTGATCTGATGCAGCGGCATGGTTTTGCTGTTTTCAGCCTCAGCTACGCCAGTGAGCGCGAGGGGGGCGTTTTTGAGTACAGCATGGCGATTCGCTCCAGTCGTCTCGATGCGGTCGAACAACTGGTCAAGACCTTGCGCGAGCAAACCATCGTCAGCAGTTTCACAATCACGCCGA
- the fadA gene encoding acetyl-CoA C-acyltransferase FadA, with protein MTNVVIVDAVRTPMGRSRGGAFRNVRAEDLSAELVKAILKRNDAIKGADVEDVVWGCVQQTLEQGFNIARNIVLKAGLPNTVPGQTINRLCGSSMSAIHIAYASIQAGIGDTYICGGVEHMGHVPMTHGFDGDPGMAVNTAKAAAMMGLTAEMLTQTHQINRQQQDEFALASHQKAYQAWKDGQFKNEMIAIAGHDADGAPIMVDFDEVVRPDANLADLGKLRPAFNPKGSVTAGNSSAISDGASCVLVMDEAKAKALGLTPLARIKSVAAAGCNPSIMGMGPVPSSQKALKRAGLSVADIDYIELNEAFAAQSLAVIKDLKLTERMDRINLKGGAISLGHPLGCSGARITGALAHIMKEKDGQFGLATMCIGMGQGVATVLERI; from the coding sequence ATGACAAACGTAGTCATTGTCGATGCGGTACGCACCCCCATGGGGCGCTCCAGAGGCGGCGCATTTCGCAATGTGCGCGCTGAAGATTTATCGGCCGAGCTGGTCAAGGCCATCTTGAAGCGCAACGACGCCATCAAAGGTGCCGACGTTGAGGACGTGGTTTGGGGCTGCGTGCAGCAAACCCTGGAACAAGGCTTCAACATCGCGCGCAACATCGTGCTCAAGGCCGGTTTGCCCAATACCGTGCCCGGCCAAACCATCAACCGCCTGTGTGGTTCGTCGATGAGCGCGATCCACATCGCCTACGCCTCGATCCAGGCCGGGATTGGCGATACCTACATCTGCGGCGGCGTTGAGCACATGGGGCACGTTCCCATGACGCACGGCTTCGACGGCGATCCCGGCATGGCGGTCAACACCGCCAAAGCCGCCGCGATGATGGGCTTGACCGCAGAAATGCTCACGCAAACCCACCAGATCAACCGTCAGCAACAAGACGAGTTTGCGCTGGCCTCCCACCAAAAAGCCTACCAGGCCTGGAAAGACGGCCAGTTCAAAAACGAAATGATCGCCATCGCCGGCCACGACGCCGACGGCGCGCCGATCATGGTGGACTTTGACGAAGTGGTACGCCCTGACGCCAACCTGGCCGACCTCGGCAAACTGCGGCCGGCATTCAACCCCAAAGGCAGTGTCACCGCCGGTAACAGCTCCGCCATTTCCGATGGCGCCAGCTGCGTGCTGGTGATGGACGAAGCCAAGGCCAAAGCGCTGGGACTCACCCCATTGGCGCGGATCAAATCGGTTGCCGCCGCGGGCTGTAACCCGTCGATCATGGGCATGGGGCCGGTGCCTTCCAGCCAAAAAGCGCTCAAGCGCGCGGGTCTGTCGGTGGCCGACATCGACTACATCGAGCTCAACGAAGCCTTTGCCGCGCAATCGCTGGCGGTGATCAAAGACCTCAAGCTCACCGAACGCATGGATCGCATCAACCTCAAAGGCGGCGCGATCTCGTTAGGGCATCCGCTGGGCTGTTCCGGCGCGCGCATCACCGGTGCACTGGCACACATCATGAAAGAAAAGGATGGCCAGTTTGGCCTCGCCACCATGTGCATTGGCATGGGGCAGGGTGTTGCCACGGTGTTAGAGCGTATCTGA
- the fadB gene encoding fatty acid oxidation complex subunit alpha FadB translates to MYTGQSIRVTLLDGGIAELCFDRQGEAINKFDARTVQELQQAQQAIAKTSGVNGLIVTSAKDVFIVGADITEFGQNFQRTEAEIAEWAYEANKIFSSIEDLPFPSCTAINGIALGGGFEMALSTDYRVMSTAAQVGLPETKLGIIPGFGGTVRLPRLIGADNAIEWIAGATQQKPDAALKVHAVDAVVTPEKLKEAAIRLVQDAAAGKYDWKARRAQKTGPLKLDPIESMMVFGTAIPFIQGKAGKHYPAPVEAVKSIQKAAGKARDEALKIEGQAIAKVAKTTVADSLIGLFLNDQFLKKKAKGYIKAGKKVDQAAVLGAGIMGGGIAYQSASKGTPIIMKDIADKALDLGMNEANKLLSKQVERKKLKPEKAGHILSTIRPTLNYGDFGHVNIVVEAVVENPKVKKSVLAEVESVVADGTIIASNTSSISIDELATVMKKPENFLGMHFFNPVHKMPLVEVIYGEKTSKEAIATVAAYAASMGKTPIVVKNCPGFLVNRILFPYFGGWLKLIRDGADFVAVDKVMENFGWPMGPAYLQDVVGIDTSHHVGDVLAEGYPDRMSNKEFRSALDVMYEAKRYGQKNGIGFFKYSVDPKGKPKKEVADDTYALLAEVQPNGQKEFSEEEIIDRLMLPMIIETVRCLDEGIVETPTEADMGLLYGIGFPPFRGGALKYADTVGLKTVLEKAAKYAHLGKLYEPTESMKQMAAEGKRYFPQ, encoded by the coding sequence ATGTATACAGGGCAGTCGATTCGCGTAACCCTGCTGGACGGTGGCATTGCCGAGCTGTGCTTTGACCGTCAGGGTGAGGCGATCAATAAATTTGACGCGCGCACGGTGCAGGAGCTGCAACAAGCGCAACAAGCCATTGCCAAGACCTCCGGCGTCAACGGCTTGATCGTGACCAGTGCCAAGGATGTGTTTATCGTTGGTGCGGACATCACCGAATTTGGTCAAAACTTTCAGCGCACAGAAGCCGAAATTGCCGAATGGGCGTATGAGGCCAACAAAATCTTCAGCAGTATTGAAGACTTGCCGTTCCCCAGCTGCACCGCAATCAACGGGATTGCCCTCGGCGGCGGCTTTGAAATGGCGTTGTCCACCGATTACCGCGTGATGTCCACGGCGGCGCAAGTGGGCTTGCCGGAAACCAAGCTCGGCATCATCCCCGGCTTTGGCGGCACGGTGCGGCTGCCGCGCTTGATCGGGGCGGATAACGCGATTGAATGGATCGCCGGTGCTACCCAGCAAAAACCCGATGCGGCGCTCAAAGTGCACGCGGTGGATGCGGTGGTCACCCCCGAAAAACTCAAGGAAGCGGCGATTCGTCTGGTGCAAGACGCGGCTGCTGGCAAGTACGACTGGAAAGCCCGCCGCGCGCAAAAAACCGGCCCCCTCAAGCTCGATCCGATTGAGTCGATGATGGTGTTTGGTACCGCGATTCCGTTTATCCAAGGCAAGGCGGGCAAGCACTATCCGGCGCCGGTGGAAGCGGTCAAATCCATTCAAAAAGCGGCTGGCAAAGCGCGCGATGAAGCACTCAAGATCGAAGGCCAGGCCATCGCCAAGGTTGCCAAGACCACGGTGGCAGACAGCTTGATTGGCTTGTTCCTGAACGATCAATTCCTCAAGAAAAAAGCCAAGGGCTACATCAAGGCCGGCAAGAAGGTTGATCAGGCAGCGGTTCTCGGCGCCGGCATCATGGGCGGCGGCATTGCTTATCAAAGCGCCTCCAAAGGCACGCCGATCATCATGAAAGACATCGCCGACAAGGCGCTGGACTTAGGCATGAATGAGGCCAACAAGCTGCTGTCCAAGCAGGTGGAGCGCAAAAAACTCAAGCCTGAAAAAGCCGGCCACATCCTCTCCACCATCCGCCCAACGCTGAACTACGGCGATTTTGGCCACGTCAACATCGTGGTTGAAGCCGTGGTTGAAAACCCCAAGGTCAAGAAAAGCGTGCTGGCCGAGGTCGAATCGGTGGTTGCAGACGGCACCATCATTGCCTCCAACACCTCGTCCATCTCGATTGACGAGCTGGCCACGGTGATGAAAAAGCCGGAAAACTTCCTTGGTATGCACTTCTTCAACCCTGTGCACAAAATGCCGTTGGTTGAAGTGATCTACGGCGAAAAGACCTCAAAAGAGGCCATTGCCACCGTTGCCGCTTATGCCGCGAGCATGGGTAAAACACCGATCGTGGTGAAAAACTGCCCCGGCTTTTTGGTCAACCGCATTTTGTTCCCGTACTTTGGCGGCTGGCTCAAGCTGATCCGCGACGGCGCTGATTTTGTTGCCGTAGACAAGGTGATGGAAAACTTTGGCTGGCCGATGGGCCCGGCGTATCTGCAAGACGTGGTTGGCATCGACACCTCGCACCACGTCGGTGATGTGCTGGCCGAGGGCTATCCCGATCGCATGTCCAACAAAGAGTTTCGTTCGGCGCTGGATGTGATGTACGAAGCCAAGCGTTATGGCCAGAAAAACGGCATCGGTTTCTTCAAATACTCGGTAGACCCCAAAGGCAAGCCGAAAAAAGAAGTCGCGGACGACACCTACGCGCTGCTGGCTGAAGTCCAGCCCAACGGTCAAAAAGAGTTCAGCGAAGAAGAAATCATTGATCGCTTAATGCTGCCGATGATCATCGAAACCGTGCGCTGCTTGGACGAAGGCATTGTCGAGACGCCAACCGAAGCCGATATGGGCTTGCTCTACGGCATTGGTTTTCCGCCATTTCGCGGCGGCGCGCTCAAGTACGCCGACACCGTTGGCCTGAAAACCGTGCTTGAAAAAGCCGCCAAATACGCGCACCTGGGCAAGCTCTACGAGCCGACCGAGTCGATGAAACAAATGGCCGCCGAAGGCAAGCGCTACTTCCCCCAGTAA
- a CDS encoding metalloregulator ArsR/SmtB family transcription factor — protein MTLTLTQSTALYSVLADASRLRLLHLLEHFELSVAELTEITDLAQSRVSTHLARLKRAHLVQDKRSGNAALYSLNPDNTQAREVWQLLGTRLDDAQLRMDRERAVQVINNRKHGQTWAESVAGRMELHYSPGRTWEATARALMPLLALGDVVDIACGDGVLAELLAEHAHSVTGVDISATVTAAARKRLSRLKNVRFVQADMHDLPLPQAQFDQVFLMHALSYTQAPQTVLQQAARLLRPGGHLVVAALGAHAHAETMRAYDHLNLGLTPEQLRTLLERCGLQVGHCRISSREQRPPYFEVITALARQP, from the coding sequence ATGACGCTGACCCTGACCCAAAGCACTGCGCTGTACAGCGTGCTGGCCGATGCCAGCCGCCTGCGCCTGCTGCACCTGTTGGAACACTTTGAGCTGAGCGTTGCCGAGCTCACCGAAATCACCGATCTGGCACAAAGCCGCGTCTCGACCCATCTGGCGCGGCTCAAGCGCGCGCATCTGGTGCAAGACAAGCGCAGTGGCAACGCTGCGCTGTATTCGCTCAACCCCGACAACACCCAGGCGCGCGAAGTGTGGCAATTGCTCGGCACGCGTCTGGACGATGCCCAACTGCGGATGGATCGTGAACGCGCCGTGCAGGTCATCAACAACCGCAAACACGGCCAGACCTGGGCCGAATCGGTTGCCGGGCGAATGGAGCTGCATTACTCGCCGGGGCGCACCTGGGAGGCCACCGCGCGCGCGCTGATGCCCCTGCTGGCATTGGGTGATGTCGTCGATATTGCCTGCGGCGATGGGGTACTGGCCGAACTGCTGGCCGAGCACGCGCACAGTGTCACTGGCGTGGATATCAGTGCCACCGTCACTGCAGCGGCACGCAAACGCCTGAGCCGACTCAAAAACGTGCGCTTCGTGCAGGCCGACATGCATGATCTGCCGTTGCCGCAGGCGCAGTTTGATCAGGTATTCCTGATGCACGCACTGTCATACACCCAAGCCCCGCAGACCGTGTTGCAACAGGCGGCCAGGCTGCTGCGTCCCGGCGGTCATCTGGTGGTGGCCGCGCTGGGCGCACATGCGCATGCCGAAACCATGCGCGCCTACGATCACCTCAACCTTGGCCTGACACCCGAGCAACTGCGCACGCTGCTGGAACGATGCGGCTTACAGGTCGGGCACTGCCGCATCAGTTCACGCGAACAGCGTCCGCCCTACTTTGAAGTCATCACGGCGCTGGCACGCCAACCCTAG
- the dnaQ gene encoding DNA polymerase III subunit epsilon translates to MTRQIVLDTETTGLEVEQGHRVIEIGCVELFNRRPTGNDFHEYVHPEDKVIDAGAVEVHGITMDFLADKPRFRELATPLWEYLSGAELIIHNAAFDVGFLDREFARAGIVGKLAEVCTITDTVAMARRLHPGQRVTLDALCRRYDVDNSGRDLHGALLDARLLADVYLAMTGGQSRLSLDDGHGQRARQSRFVELLGADAAQPLPVVAASEAELIAHQARLAKIAGKGKCLWGDNQP, encoded by the coding sequence ATGACGCGGCAAATCGTGCTGGATACCGAAACCACGGGTCTGGAAGTGGAACAGGGGCACCGCGTCATTGAAATTGGCTGCGTGGAGCTGTTCAACCGCCGGCCGACCGGCAATGACTTTCACGAATATGTGCATCCCGAGGACAAGGTGATCGATGCCGGCGCCGTTGAAGTCCACGGCATCACCATGGATTTTCTGGCGGATAAGCCCAGGTTTCGCGAGCTGGCCACCCCACTGTGGGAATACTTGAGTGGCGCTGAGCTGATCATTCACAACGCCGCGTTTGACGTGGGCTTTCTGGATCGTGAGTTTGCGCGCGCGGGTATTGTCGGCAAGCTGGCCGAGGTTTGCACCATCACCGATACCGTGGCGATGGCGCGCAGGCTTCATCCCGGCCAGCGCGTGACCCTCGATGCCTTGTGCCGTCGCTATGACGTTGATAATTCGGGCCGCGATCTGCATGGTGCGTTGCTGGACGCGCGGCTGCTGGCCGATGTGTATCTGGCGATGACCGGCGGTCAGAGTCGTCTGAGCCTGGACGACGGCCATGGCCAGCGCGCGCGTCAATCACGCTTTGTCGAATTGTTGGGCGCGGATGCTGCGCAGCCGCTGCCTGTGGTGGCCGCCAGCGAGGCCGAGCTGATCGCACATCAGGCACGGCTTGCCAAAATTGCCGGCAAGGGCAAGTGCCTGTGGGGTGATAACCAGCCCTAG
- the rnhA gene encoding ribonuclease HI, with protein MKRVSIFTDGACKGNPGPGGWGALLLYGQSQRELCGGALETTNNRMELTAAIEALNALKEPCQVTLCTDSTYVMQGITQWLAGWKARGWRTASKAPVKNQDLWQALDAAVARHDVEWEWVKGHSGDFGNEAADRLANEGCMQVLGEKA; from the coding sequence GTGAAGCGTGTGTCGATCTTTACCGATGGAGCGTGCAAGGGGAATCCCGGCCCCGGCGGCTGGGGTGCGTTGCTGCTGTATGGCCAAAGCCAGCGCGAGCTGTGCGGGGGCGCGCTTGAAACCACCAACAATCGCATGGAGCTGACGGCGGCGATCGAGGCACTCAATGCACTCAAAGAGCCTTGCCAGGTGACGCTGTGCACTGATTCAACGTATGTGATGCAGGGCATCACCCAATGGCTGGCCGGCTGGAAAGCGCGCGGCTGGCGCACGGCGAGCAAGGCGCCGGTCAAAAATCAGGATTTATGGCAGGCACTGGATGCGGCCGTTGCGCGCCATGACGTAGAGTGGGAATGGGTCAAGGGGCACAGCGGTGATTTTGGCAACGAGGCGGCCGACCGGCTCGCCAATGAAGGCTGCATGCAGGTGCTGGGAGAAAAAGCATGA
- a CDS encoding class I SAM-dependent methyltransferase, translating to MNRLQYERRAQPLNRHSLQLWQHSARAQRLMALEAAELARQLPDVFGQFTVQIGSWAPDALLIRQAGTQHFAVLGTAGDASAAAVVDPQQLPLLSKSVDALVLPHTLEFVHSPHTVLREADRVLSDRGRIYVLGFSPWGMASWRALLGLRARGFPPGARFYGVGRVQDWLELLGFEVFEVRRYSVGFPWLAPRSCSEGWSPARLLLPLTEAYLLCARKRVLPINWVGRAARAPLRPLIGVGVPAAQRSEPDR from the coding sequence ATGAACCGTTTGCAATACGAACGCCGCGCGCAACCCTTGAATCGGCACAGCCTGCAATTGTGGCAACACAGCGCGCGCGCGCAGCGTCTGATGGCACTGGAAGCCGCAGAACTGGCACGCCAGCTGCCCGATGTCTTTGGTCAATTCACCGTACAGATCGGCAGCTGGGCCCCTGATGCTCTGCTGATTCGGCAGGCCGGTACCCAGCATTTTGCGGTATTGGGAACGGCCGGTGATGCCAGCGCCGCTGCGGTCGTCGATCCCCAGCAATTGCCGTTGCTGAGCAAGAGTGTGGATGCGCTGGTGCTGCCGCATACGCTGGAGTTTGTCCATTCTCCCCATACCGTTTTGCGTGAAGCCGATCGGGTGTTGTCCGATCGCGGGCGGATTTATGTGCTGGGGTTCAGTCCCTGGGGCATGGCTTCATGGCGGGCGCTGCTGGGCTTGCGCGCGCGCGGGTTTCCGCCCGGTGCGCGGTTTTATGGTGTGGGACGGGTTCAGGATTGGCTCGAATTGCTGGGCTTCGAGGTGTTCGAGGTACGCCGTTACAGCGTGGGTTTTCCGTGGCTGGCGCCGCGCAGTTGCAGCGAGGGCTGGTCCCCGGCGCGGCTGTTGCTGCCGCTGACCGAGGCGTATCTGCTGTGCGCGCGCAAACGGGTGTTGCCGATCAACTGGGTCGGACGCGCGGCGCGCGCGCCGCTGCGGCCTTTGATCGGGGTCGGCGTGCCTGCCGCGCAGCGCAGCGAGCCAGACCGCTAA
- the gloB gene encoding hydroxyacylglutathione hydrolase has protein sequence MMRLHPIPAFADNYIWALIEDDRTVIVDPGDAAPVLTFLQECHLTLDAVLITHHHLDHIGGIADLIALHPAPVYGARADAARLPGVTDWLDDGDRLTLLGQHFEVFAVPGHTRGHIAYYCASAKVLLCGDTLFSAGCGRLFEGTPEQLHASLTRLAALPDDTQVLCTHEYTLGNLAFAAAVEPENRAIEDHLAQVRRWRAQGQPSLPSRIALEKRINPFLRTAKSEVRAAAEGRHGAPLPSEVTVLAALRAWKDEF, from the coding sequence ATCATGCGCTTGCATCCGATTCCGGCCTTTGCCGATAACTACATCTGGGCATTGATCGAAGATGATCGCACCGTCATCGTCGATCCCGGTGACGCTGCGCCGGTTCTGACATTTTTGCAGGAATGTCATCTGACCCTGGACGCCGTTCTGATCACCCATCATCACCTCGATCACATCGGCGGCATTGCCGATCTGATCGCCCTGCATCCTGCGCCGGTCTACGGCGCGCGCGCAGATGCGGCGCGCCTGCCGGGCGTCACCGACTGGCTCGACGACGGCGACCGCCTGACCCTGCTCGGCCAGCACTTTGAAGTCTTTGCCGTCCCCGGCCACACGCGCGGACACATCGCCTACTACTGCGCCTCGGCCAAGGTTCTGCTGTGCGGCGATACGCTGTTTTCCGCAGGCTGCGGGCGCCTGTTTGAAGGCACCCCCGAGCAACTGCACGCCTCATTGACGCGCCTGGCGGCGCTGCCGGACGACACGCAAGTGCTGTGCACCCACGAATACACGCTTGGCAATCTGGCCTTTGCCGCAGCGGTAGAACCGGAAAACCGGGCGATTGAAGATCATCTGGCGCAGGTGCGCCGCTGGCGCGCACAGGGTCAGCCCAGCCTGCCCAGCCGGATTGCACTGGAAAAACGCATCAATCCATTTCTGCGCACGGCAAAATCAGAAGTGCGGGCAGCTGCCGAAGGTCGGCACGGTGCACCGCTACCCAGCGAAGTCACGGTTCTCGCGGCGCTGCGCGCGTGGAAAGATGAATTTTGA
- a CDS encoding transglycosylase SLT domain-containing protein, with product MRLRLLTLTLLSFCLTGLLPAHALENDESIWPRLVMRMQLVNNQQREIIDWARRYSRHPRNVETMLARAEPYLWDIVQICERYRMPAEVALLPAIESGFNPHAQSPYKANGLWQFIPMTGRTMGLPMNAQYDARRDTVASTTAAMRYLRRLHGMFGDWNIALAAYNIGEGGMQRYMAKQPGVTDFWALELPRETFEQVRRLMAIALIVEKPHRFNVKLPRIADRPLTEKITLTGPTNLALAAHDARVPEQTIRTYNPGLVTLANSSAKQVLLLPPAQAQRMRTALKQKRYPPGRAPGAIVKTAARTNARVHIIKRGDSLWTIARQHRVTVEALRRHNNLKKTAVLHPGKTLQIPPVGTRS from the coding sequence ATGCGCCTGCGCCTCTTGACCCTGACGCTGCTGAGTTTTTGCCTCACCGGCCTGTTGCCCGCCCATGCGCTGGAAAATGACGAGTCGATCTGGCCGCGGCTGGTGATGCGCATGCAGCTGGTCAACAACCAGCAACGTGAGATCATCGACTGGGCACGCCGCTACAGCCGCCATCCGCGCAACGTGGAAACCATGCTGGCGCGCGCCGAGCCGTATCTGTGGGACATCGTTCAAATCTGTGAGCGCTACCGCATGCCGGCCGAAGTGGCGCTGCTGCCTGCGATCGAATCCGGCTTCAACCCCCACGCGCAGTCGCCATACAAAGCCAACGGCCTGTGGCAGTTCATCCCCATGACCGGCCGCACCATGGGTTTGCCGATGAACGCCCAATACGACGCACGCCGCGATACCGTCGCCAGCACCACCGCAGCGATGCGCTATCTGCGCCGCCTGCATGGCATGTTTGGCGACTGGAACATCGCGCTGGCGGCCTACAACATCGGCGAAGGCGGCATGCAGCGCTACATGGCCAAGCAACCCGGCGTCACTGACTTCTGGGCACTGGAGCTGCCGCGCGAAACCTTCGAACAGGTGCGCCGCCTGATGGCGATTGCGCTGATCGTCGAAAAACCCCATCGCTTCAACGTCAAGCTGCCGCGCATCGCGGATCGACCGCTGACCGAAAAAATCACCCTCACAGGCCCCACCAACCTGGCGCTGGCGGCGCATGACGCGCGCGTGCCCGAGCAAACCATCCGTACCTACAATCCCGGCCTGGTGACGCTGGCCAACAGCAGTGCCAAACAGGTACTGCTGCTGCCACCGGCGCAGGCGCAGCGGATGCGCACTGCGCTCAAACAAAAACGCTACCCGCCCGGCCGCGCGCCGGGCGCCATCGTCAAGACCGCCGCCAGAACCAACGCCCGCGTACACATCATCAAACGCGGCGATTCGCTCTGGACCATCGCCCGCCAGCATCGCGTGACCGTCGAGGCACTGCGCCGCCACAACAACCTGAAGAAAACCGCCGTTCTGCATCCCGGCAAAACCCTTCAAATCCCGCCCGTCGGCACCCGCAGCTAA